CTCCCAAAACCACTCCGCCGGAGGGCCACCGCTGCATCGACAATTTCCACTCTTTTTGGAGGGTTTTTGTGTTGACATAACGAGGTGGAAAAGTCTGTGGAAACTGTGCAAAACCCAGTAGATAAGCCATTTGCGGAGGTTGCAGGCTGTTATTTTATGCGTAAACCTGGAAACTTATTTCGGGAAAAGAGACTTTTTGCCGAGGAGAGCCGAGTCCCGCACTGAGAACCTGCGGGCCATGCGGCGGCTGAAAGCAGACAGCGGGACGGTCTGCATCCGGGGTGAAATTTTCTATAAAAAGGGGATTCCATCCCGCAGGCAGATTTGCTATAATAGGGGCGACAACAGGCATTTTGCGAAAGGAGCGAACGGTATGATACGAGTTGCTGTCATCGGCTGCGGCAAGATCGCCCAGGTGCGCCATCTGCCGGAATATGCCACCAACCCCAACGCACAGCTGGTGGCCTACTATGACAAAAACAGCCAGCGGGCGCACGAGGTGGCCGCCCAATACGGCGGAAAGGTCTACGACTCCTACTTCGATCTGCTGAAGGACCCGGAGATCGACGCCGTATCCGTGTGTGTGGAGAACCGCAGCCATGCGGAGATGACCACGGCGGCTCTCTACGCCGGGAAGCACGTGCTGTGCGAGAAGCCCATGGCCGTAACGCTGGCGGAGTGCGAGTCCATGGTGGCGGCGGCGGAGTTCAACAACCGGCATCTGATGATCGGCCACAATATGCGCTTCGATCCGGTGCATCGCCGGGCCAAGGAGCTGCTGGAGCAGGGGGTCATCGGTGACGTCATCACCTTCCGCACGGGGCTTGGAACCTCCGGCCCGGAGGGCTGGTCCATGGAGGGCAACTGGTTCTTCGACAAGAAAAAGGCCGTTATGGGCGCTTTGTCGGATCTGGGCATCCACAAGATCGATCTGATGCAGTATCTGACGGGGCAGACGGTCATCGAAACCACCGCCAAGATCCTGACCCTCAACAAGCACGACCGGGAGGATCACCTCATCGGCGTGGACGACAACGCCCTGTGCATCCTGCGGATGAACGGCGGCTCTGCCGGCACCATGGCCGCCAGTTGGACGGTATACGGTCAGGAGAGCAACTCCACCTGCCTGTTCGGCACCCGTGGCGTCATGCGGATCTACAACAGCCTCACCGCCCCCATCGAGGTGCGGGACCTGAGCAACACCATCACCGCCTATCAGTTCGAGCACCAGACCCGCTCCGGCGTCATCGACGAGTTCATCGACGCACTGGAGCACGACCGGGAGCCGGAGGTTTCCGGGCGGGAGGCACTGACCACCATGCGGACCATTTTCGGCTGCATCAAGTCCTCGGAGACGG
The genomic region above belongs to Vescimonas coprocola and contains:
- a CDS encoding Gfo/Idh/MocA family protein — encoded protein: MIRVAVIGCGKIAQVRHLPEYATNPNAQLVAYYDKNSQRAHEVAAQYGGKVYDSYFDLLKDPEIDAVSVCVENRSHAEMTTAALYAGKHVLCEKPMAVTLAECESMVAAAEFNNRHLMIGHNMRFDPVHRRAKELLEQGVIGDVITFRTGLGTSGPEGWSMEGNWFFDKKKAVMGALSDLGIHKIDLMQYLTGQTVIETTAKILTLNKHDREDHLIGVDDNALCILRMNGGSAGTMAASWTVYGQESNSTCLFGTRGVMRIYNSLTAPIEVRDLSNTITAYQFEHQTRSGVIDEFIDALEHDREPEVSGREALTTMRTIFGCIKSSETGRTVSVNNSFVTHLQDGYRRNK